One Desulfobulbaceae bacterium genomic window, ATGGCAGCCGAAATGGCAGTTTCCATGTCTGTGTTGGTGTCGCCAAGGTAAAGAAAGTCAGACGATGAGATGCCGCACTGTCTGGCAATGGCTGTTGCCGCAGTTGGGTCGGGTTTTCGTGGCACGCCTGGTTTGGCCCCGTCGACATGGCGGAAAGGCCAACTGCTCAAGAAATGATCGACCGCTTTTTTCGTAGGGGCATGTGGTTTATTAGAAAGAATATTTAGAACGAGGTTTCGGAGTTGCAACTCGGTTAGTAACTCAGAAATTCCCGGATAAAGTCGGGTTTTGTTGGACCACCTGAGTTCATACTCGCTGAGCATCAGGTCTGAGCATCTAGAGACAAGATGCTCGTCGGTGTCAAGGCCTTGGGGCAATACTCGCCGGCTGAGAATTGACAGGCCGTTGCCGACAAAATGCTTATATGATTCCACCGGGTGAGTGGGGTAGCCGAGCGTGGCAAGGGCTGCGTTCATTGAATCGGCAAGATCGTCAACGGTGTCGAGTAGGGTGCCGTCAAGGTCAAAGAGGACGGCTTTGATGTGATGGGTTAGATGTCGAATAGTGATTGTAAGCGTAGCTGAATTAGTTGTTTGAGGTCTATGGGAAATGACGGGGAGAGCATACCTTTCTTTACCCGACAATCTTCTGTTAAGGGGCTGCTAGACCTAAGTAGTTACGGTTTTTCGGACGTGTCCTTGTCAGAGCTTGTTTCTTCTGTGGACTTTGGAATCGTACTTTCATTGCTGTTGATCGGAGGATTTGGACTACAGGATGGTAGGTTCCCCATTGCCGTATCAATAATTCTGCGGGCCACACCAAGTCTTGCTCGCAGTTCGGAGGGTTTACAGGGCTTAACAATATAATCATCTGCGCCACCATCGAGGGCCATGATTTTTTCTTCATGGGATTTTCTGGCGCTGAACATAATGGCATAGACATACGGAGCATTAGTCCGGGTTCTGAGTCGTTGACATATTTGAATGCCGCTCAGCCCTGGCAGATTCCAGTCAACGATAGCGATACGGATAGTGTGGTCTTTTTCAAGTTCATTCCAGGCGCTGTCACCGTTATCAGCCTCAATGGCCTCATATCCCCATTTACCTAAAAAGTTTTCTATGCCTCTACGAACAGTGGGATTGTCTTCGGCTAAAAGCACTTTTGGCTTTACAGGAGAATCGGTTTGGTTGGTCATGAGCGTTCAGCGTGGTAGAGGGTGAAAATATCTTTACTAATAACCGTTATGAACTTTTGATTAATCAAAAATATCTCTAACACGTTAAAGAATCAAAGACAATATTCACAGGGGCGAAAAGCTACATTTTTCTGCTTGACGGATATTTGCTTAAGCACTATGTTCAATCCCTTATAATTATATAGTTATTTTATTATTTTGGTAATAAAATTTATACTCATTTAATCAAGGACGGAGGAAATTATCATGGCAATTTACGTAGTTGGACACAAAAGCCCGGACACAGACTCAGTAACATCAGCAATTGCATACGCAGCGCTTAAAAAAGCTCAAGGCGTTGATGCAGTACCTGCTATGCAGGGTGAGCTGAATCCAGAAACCACAATGGTTCTGGCAAAATTTGGTTTTTCTGCTCCTGAGATCATGACCGATGGCGCAGGTAAGCAACTTATTCTGGTTGATCACAGCGATATCGCTCAGGCCCCAAACAATCTTGATAAGGCTGAAGTTGTAGAAATTATTGATCATCACAAAATTGGTGATATCACAACGAACAATCCTATTCTGTTCAATGCTCAGCCTGTTGGCTGTACCGGTACAGTTTTGAAGCAGATGTTTGATATTAACGGTGTTGATATTCCTAAAAATGTTGCAGGTATCATGCTTTGCGCAATTTTGAGCGATACTGTAATGTTCAAGTCCCCAACCTGTACAGATGCTGATAAGAAGGCCTGTGATGCTCTTGCAAAAATTGCTGGTGTATCTGATATGGAAGCGTTGGCTATGGAAATGTTCAAAGCCAAATCTGCTGTTGATGGTGTTCCAGCTCGCGACCTTCTTTTCCGTGACTACAAAGACTTTGACATGAAGGGCAAAAAAGTTGGTGTTGGACAGCTTGAGCTTGTTGACCTTTCTCTGGTTGCAGGGATTCGCGATGACCTCTATGCAGCATGTAAGGAAGTTAAAGGTGAAGAAGGACGTCACTCAGTACTCCTTATGCTCACAGATATCATGAAAGAAGGTACTGATCTGATGGTTGTTTCCGATGAGCCAGCTATGATTGAAAAAGCCTTCGATAAAAAACTTGACGGTCAGACCATGTGGGTTGATGGCATGATGAGCCGTAAAAAG contains:
- a CDS encoding HAD family hydrolase, yielding MSGKERYALPVISHRPQTTNSATLTITIRHLTHHIKAVLFDLDGTLLDTVDDLADSMNAALATLGYPTHPVESYKHFVGNGLSILSRRVLPQGLDTDEHLVSRCSDLMLSEYELRWSNKTRLYPGISELLTELQLRNLVLNILSNKPHAPTKKAVDHFLSSWPFRHVDGAKPGVPRKPDPTAATAIARQCGISSSDFLYLGDTNTDMETAISAA
- a CDS encoding response regulator transcription factor, which codes for MTNQTDSPVKPKVLLAEDNPTVRRGIENFLGKWGYEAIEADNGDSAWNELEKDHTIRIAIVDWNLPGLSGIQICQRLRTRTNAPYVYAIMFSARKSHEEKIMALDGGADDYIVKPCKPSELRARLGVARRIIDTAMGNLPSCSPNPPINSNESTIPKSTEETSSDKDTSEKP
- a CDS encoding manganese-dependent inorganic pyrophosphatase yields the protein MAIYVVGHKSPDTDSVTSAIAYAALKKAQGVDAVPAMQGELNPETTMVLAKFGFSAPEIMTDGAGKQLILVDHSDIAQAPNNLDKAEVVEIIDHHKIGDITTNNPILFNAQPVGCTGTVLKQMFDINGVDIPKNVAGIMLCAILSDTVMFKSPTCTDADKKACDALAKIAGVSDMEALAMEMFKAKSAVDGVPARDLLFRDYKDFDMKGKKVGVGQLELVDLSLVAGIRDDLYAACKEVKGEEGRHSVLLMLTDIMKEGTDLMVVSDEPAMIEKAFDKKLDGQTMWVDGMMSRKKQTIPQLQKAFGC